In Cotesia glomerata isolate CgM1 linkage group LG1, MPM_Cglom_v2.3, whole genome shotgun sequence, one genomic interval encodes:
- the LOC123270885 gene encoding uncharacterized protein LOC123270885, whose amino-acid sequence MSDRDNLESESDQPPEKKAKSHYDTLSSHQTQQSSQGSQNIIIETGHHQYQLNTRHNINVIVNINKKERQKRYREKNRDKLKQREAERRERIQYSQNIAGPSTSSNTNRIELNNEEIIAAQSSSASEKIQPSFIQRNDQGNELNALQKKRERQQRYREQNRDKMKQREAKRRRRLQNADVSTELSTSPNIEFT is encoded by the exons ATGTCTGACCGTGATAATTTAGAGAGTGAAAGTGATCAGCCTCCTgaaaagaaagcaaaatcacACTATGACACACTATCAAGTCATCA aaCCCAACAATCATCACAGGGgtcacaaaatattattatcgaAACTGGACATCACCAATATCAGTTAAACACAAGacataatattaatgttaT agtaaatattaataaaaaagaacgTCAAAAACGATACAGGGAGAAGAACAGAGATAAATTGAAGCAGCGTGAAGCGGAAAGAAGAGAACGCATACAATATTCACAAAATATTGCCGGACCATCTACCTCTTCAAACACGAATAGAATAGAACtgaataatgaagaaataattgcTGCTCAAAGTTCATCTGCTTCGGAAAAAATACAACCATCATTTATTCAAAGAAATGATCAAGGTAATGAACTAAATGCTctccaaaaaaaaagagaacgTCAACAAAGATACAGGGAGCAGAACAGAGATAAAATGAAACAACGTGAAGCGAAAAGAAGGAGGCGTCTACAAAATGCAGATGTGTCGACAGAATTATCTACTTCTCCAAACATCgaatttacataa
- the LOC123270878 gene encoding gastrula zinc finger protein XlCGF7.1-like: MIKNFKCQLHKCRHCSFSSLDFQRIVLHEKYKHSQLTKQYRCRKCYKDKMTHVEYQIHFCKPEDVKRREILKKEAEDKGESSLCEFCGFATQKKKTLQYHIRAYHTKHKFHCTLCKKKFVTALGLEKHLENHVDSAERLKFLCDFCGRSFRIKDNLKNHIIGVHMHIKDSVCSICSKSFAKRNSLRQHLLLHSGKRPYICDICGKTFVQKPALTSHRKTHPGKLSPMPAVFIDSYIKEVDPAMVYQHVLPVPELETQS, encoded by the coding sequence atgataaaaaattttaaatgtcaattgCACAAATGTCGCCACTGCTCATTTAGTTCTCTGGACTTCCAGCGAATAGTTTTACATGAAAAGTACAAACATAGTCAATTAACAAAGCAGTATAGATGTCGCAAGTGTTATAAGGACAAAATGACTCACGTGGAGTACCAGATCCACTTTTGCAAGCCGGAAGACGTCAAAAGaagagaaattttgaagaaagaaGCGGAAGACAAAGGGGAATCGTCGCTCTGCGAATTTTGCGGGTTCGCTACGCAGAAGAAGAAGACTTTGCAGTACCACATCCGAGCCTACCATACTAAGCACAAGTTCCACTGCACACTCTGCAAGAAGAAATTCGTCACTGCGCTAGGGTTGGAGAAACACTTGGAGAACCACGTGGACTCGGCGGAGCGCCTGAAATTTTTATGTGACTTCTGCGGAAGGAGTTTTAGAATCAAGGACAATTTGAAGAATCATATCATCGGAGTTCATATGCACATAAAGGATTCAGTTTGTTCAATCTGCAGCAAGTCATTCGCCAAGAGAAACAGCCTCCGGCAGCATCTCTTGCTCCACTCTGGCAAGCGACCTTATATTTGTGATATTTGCGGGAAAACTTTTGTCCAAAAGCCCGCGCTGACTAGTCACAGGAAAACTCATCCGGGAAAACTCTCTCCCATGCCTGCGGTCTTCATTGACTCGTATATTAAAGAGGTTGACCCCGCTATGGTTTACCAACATGTGCTTCCTGTTCCTGAGCTTGAGACTCAGTCTTAG
- the LOC123271678 gene encoding oocyte zinc finger protein XlCOF26-like, with protein sequence MTKLVEHLKNTHGIENAFSCDECGKAFKSPMNIARHKLIHSGTKKFSCDVCEYTCNQKTNLETHKRRHAKDFLFKCSICKKGFISKADFAEHANVHTNFRFRCDACDKNYFYKRNLIAHLRLCHYEVEKKKDKSSFNCNECELAFTTLGTLRNHIRNRHRVKKRHQYLCDLCGANVSSKKALDIHTRTHTGERDVACDLCPKKFTTKENYKIHRRTHTGEKPYACHECGKHFTQRSSLVIHLRYHTGDRPYWCPDCGKGFVTNHFLKKHRKSHENSKVAPHFEEQPRRSKSK encoded by the coding sequence ATGACAAAGCTGGTGGAGCACCTGAAGAACACTCACGGGATCGAGAACGCCTTCAGCTGCGACGAGTGCGGGAAAGCGTTCAAGAGCCCGATGAATATCGCGCGACACAAGTTAATCCACTCtggtacaaaaaaattctcctGCGACGTCTGCGAGTACACTTGCAaccaaaaaacaaatttagaAACGCACAAGCGACGACACGCTAAAGATTTTCTCTTCAAGTGCAGCATCTGCAAGAAGGGATTCATCTCCAAAGCGGACTTTGCGGAGCACGCGAATGTCCACACGAATTTCCGGTTCCGCTGCGACGCGTGCGACAAAAATTACTTCTACAAGAGAAACTTGATCGCTCATCTGAGACTTTGTCACTACGAGGTCGAGAAGAAGAAGGACAAGTCCTCGTTCAACTGCAACGAGTGCGAGCTAGCCTTTACCACTCTAGGAACCCTCAGGAACCACATCCGGAACCGCCACCGGGTAAAGAAGCGCCACCAGTACCTGTGCGACCTCTGCGGAGCAAATGTATCTTCGAAAAAAGCTCTTGATATTCACACTCGCACTCACACTGGCGAGAGAGACGTCGCCTGTGATTTATGCCCCAAGAAGTTCACCACCAAGGAGAACTACAAAATCCACCGGAGAACTCACACTGGGGAAAAACCCTACGCTTGTCACGAATGCGGCAAACATTTCACCCAGAGGTCTTCTCTTGTGATTCATCTGAGGTATCACACCGGCGACAGACCGTACTGGTGTCCTGATTGTGGGAAAGGGTTTGTTACtaatcattttttgaaaaaacatcGCAAGAGCCATGAAAATTCTAAGGTTGCTCCGCATTTTGAAGAACAACCTCGCAGGTCGAAGTCTAAGTAA